A genomic region of Streptomyces rimosus contains the following coding sequences:
- a CDS encoding ribonuclease, giving the protein MKIPPRITRFGAAGALASALLVGGPAVAATPTTATAPVAHSATVRPALHVKAVGDICYSKLPSQAHDTLNLIAKGGPYPYPKDGTVFSNREGVLPQQKSGYYHEYTVKTPGSPDRGARRIVTGEKKDEDYYTADHYKSFDLVDRGC; this is encoded by the coding sequence ATGAAGATCCCCCCACGCATCACCCGGTTCGGCGCCGCGGGCGCCCTCGCGTCGGCCCTGCTCGTCGGCGGGCCCGCCGTCGCCGCCACACCCACCACGGCCACCGCCCCCGTGGCGCACTCGGCCACCGTCCGCCCCGCCCTGCACGTCAAGGCGGTCGGCGACATCTGTTACTCGAAGCTGCCCTCGCAGGCCCACGACACCCTGAACCTGATCGCCAAGGGCGGCCCCTACCCGTACCCGAAGGACGGCACGGTCTTCAGCAACCGGGAGGGCGTCCTCCCCCAGCAGAAGAGCGGCTACTACCACGAGTACACCGTCAAGACGCCGGGCTCCCCGGACCGCGGGGCCCGGCGCATCGTGACCGGTGAGAAGAAGGACGAGGACTACTACACCGCCGACCACTACAAGTCGTTCGACCTGGTCGACCGGGGCTGCTGA
- a CDS encoding transporter substrate-binding domain-containing protein: MRRAAVLSVLTCALALTATAPTTATDPAVHPDRPSAATHTTVRPATLLDTIPRRGVLRVCTTGDYRPFTHRDPASGTYSGVDISMARDLAASLDATPKYVATTWAKLVDDLAAGRCDIAMGGVSVTLPRARKAAFGEPTRTDGKTPIVRCGDQDKYGTLEQIDRPGTTVIVNPGGTNEQFARSVIKHATLKRHPDNTTIFDEIIAGRADVMMTDASETRYQSKIHPELCAVHPDRPFTFSEKAYAVPRADFPFKQYVDQWVHLAKHDGTYKKYEDAWMGE, from the coding sequence ATGCGCCGCGCCGCCGTCCTCTCCGTCCTGACCTGCGCGCTCGCCCTCACCGCCACCGCACCGACGACCGCCACGGACCCGGCCGTCCACCCGGACCGGCCGTCCGCCGCCACGCACACCACGGTGCGTCCCGCCACCCTCCTCGACACCATCCCCCGCCGCGGCGTCCTGCGCGTCTGCACCACCGGCGACTACCGCCCCTTCACCCACCGCGACCCCGCGTCCGGGACGTACAGCGGTGTGGACATCTCCATGGCCCGCGACCTCGCCGCGAGCCTGGACGCCACACCCAAGTACGTGGCCACGACCTGGGCAAAGCTCGTGGACGACCTGGCCGCGGGGCGCTGCGACATCGCCATGGGCGGCGTGTCGGTCACCCTCCCGCGCGCCCGCAAGGCGGCCTTCGGCGAGCCCACCCGTACGGACGGGAAGACGCCCATCGTCCGCTGCGGGGACCAGGACAAGTACGGGACGCTGGAGCAGATCGACCGTCCCGGCACCACGGTGATCGTCAACCCCGGTGGCACCAACGAGCAGTTCGCCCGCTCCGTCATCAAGCACGCGACCCTCAAGCGGCACCCCGACAACACCACGATCTTCGACGAGATCATCGCCGGCCGCGCGGACGTGATGATGACCGACGCGAGCGAGACCCGCTACCAGTCCAAGATCCACCCCGAACTGTGCGCCGTACACCCCGACCGGCCCTTCACCTTCTCCGAGAAGGCATACGCCGTACCGCGCGCCGACTTCCCGTTCAAGCAGTACGTCGACCAGTGGGTCCACCTGGCGAAGCACGACGGCACGTACAAGAAGTACGAGGACGCGTGGATGGGGGAGTGA
- a CDS encoding cytochrome P450 family protein: MPEIIDLGAYGPDFVADPHPYYAKLRAQGPVHRVRAPEMEPEFPQAWLIVGYDEARAVLADNRFAKDWSRANGSLADSEVLAEWQLMNMLDADPPQHTRLRKLVAREFTTRRVEALRPRVQQITDELLDAMLAAPDGRADLVEALAFPLPMTVICELLGVPDIERDTFRAWSNELVSPTDNEATMTAAREMAAYLDGLIESKRSSPGEDLLSALVRTSDEDGDQLSRQELLGMAFLLLVAGHETTVNLISNGVRALLQHPAQLAALRADPSLLDNAVEEMLRYDGPVETATWRFTAEPVGIGGVEIPAGEIVLVGLAGADRDPERFEAPDTFDITRETRGHVAFGHGIHFCLGAPLARVEGRIAVRTLLDRCPDLALDTAPEALTWRAGMTIRGPQHLPVRWR, translated from the coding sequence ATGCCGGAAATCATCGACCTGGGCGCGTACGGCCCGGACTTCGTCGCCGACCCGCATCCGTACTACGCCAAGCTGCGCGCCCAGGGCCCGGTCCACCGGGTCCGCGCCCCGGAGATGGAGCCGGAGTTCCCGCAGGCCTGGCTGATCGTCGGATACGACGAAGCGCGGGCCGTGCTGGCCGACAACCGCTTCGCCAAGGACTGGTCCCGGGCGAACGGCTCCCTCGCCGACAGCGAGGTCCTGGCCGAGTGGCAGCTGATGAACATGCTCGACGCCGACCCGCCGCAGCACACCCGGCTGCGCAAGCTGGTGGCCCGGGAGTTCACCACCCGCCGCGTCGAGGCGCTGCGCCCGCGCGTCCAGCAGATCACCGACGAGCTGCTGGACGCCATGCTGGCCGCCCCGGACGGCCGCGCCGACCTCGTGGAGGCGCTCGCCTTCCCGCTCCCGATGACCGTCATCTGCGAACTCCTCGGCGTGCCCGACATCGAGCGGGACACCTTCCGCGCCTGGTCCAACGAACTGGTCTCGCCGACCGACAACGAGGCGACGATGACCGCCGCCCGCGAGATGGCCGCCTATCTGGACGGCCTGATCGAAAGCAAGCGGAGCTCGCCGGGCGAGGACCTGCTGAGCGCGCTGGTGCGCACGAGCGATGAGGACGGCGACCAGCTCTCCCGGCAGGAACTGCTCGGCATGGCCTTCCTCCTGCTCGTGGCCGGCCACGAAACCACCGTCAACCTGATCTCCAACGGCGTACGGGCCCTGCTCCAGCACCCCGCGCAACTGGCCGCACTGCGCGCCGATCCCTCGCTTCTCGACAACGCCGTCGAGGAGATGCTGCGCTACGACGGCCCCGTGGAGACCGCCACCTGGCGCTTCACCGCCGAGCCCGTCGGGATCGGCGGCGTGGAGATCCCGGCCGGTGAGATCGTCCTCGTCGGCCTGGCCGGGGCGGACCGCGACCCGGAGCGCTTCGAGGCCCCCGACACCTTCGACATCACCCGCGAGACCCGCGGCCACGTCGCCTTCGGCCACGGCATTCACTTCTGCCTCGGCGCCCCACTGGCCCGCGTCGAGGGCCGTATCGCGGTGCGCACTCTCCTGGACCGCTGCCCGGACCTGGCCCTGGACACCGCTCCCGAGGCGCTGACCTGGCGCGCGGGCATGACGATACGAGGGCCCCAGCACCTGCCGGTGCGGTGGCGGTAG
- a CDS encoding alkene reductase yields the protein MTHTTLAPQAPSAPSADTPPSLLTPYASAILNTPNRIVMAPMTRFRADEDSVPLPFVADYYAQRASAGLIVTEGIWPSFPGQSGWRVPGLATGRQVASWRRVTDAVHAAGGRIFAQLMHAGRIGHPLGRIDGGHPAGPSAVPVPQAQHTPAGKQDPVVPRVMTHDDIRTAVRDFADGARNAIRAGFDGVEIHGANSYLLHQFLADNTNLRQDAYGGDVTGRIRFPVEVVRAVADAVGARRTALRLSPGNPQFGMAEADPAPVYRALVDRLAPLGLAYLHLTESTPAYRALADLRPHWPGTLIANVGENGAPTTREAGQALLDSRRADLVSYGRAFLANPDLPHRFATGTPLAGHDPALLYTHGAEGYSDYLPSRAAR from the coding sequence ATGACGCACACCACGCTCGCCCCGCAGGCCCCTTCCGCACCGTCCGCCGACACCCCGCCGTCCCTCCTCACCCCCTACGCCTCCGCCATCCTCAACACGCCCAACCGCATCGTCATGGCCCCGATGACCCGCTTCCGCGCCGACGAGGACAGCGTCCCGCTCCCCTTCGTCGCCGACTACTACGCACAGCGCGCCTCGGCAGGCCTCATCGTCACCGAGGGCATCTGGCCCTCCTTCCCCGGTCAGAGCGGCTGGCGCGTACCTGGCCTGGCGACCGGCCGGCAGGTCGCCAGCTGGCGACGGGTCACCGACGCCGTGCACGCCGCGGGCGGCCGCATCTTCGCCCAGCTCATGCACGCCGGGCGCATCGGCCACCCGCTGGGGCGCATCGACGGCGGTCACCCGGCCGGACCGTCCGCGGTGCCCGTACCGCAGGCCCAGCACACTCCCGCCGGGAAGCAGGACCCCGTGGTCCCCCGTGTCATGACGCACGACGACATCCGCACGGCGGTACGGGACTTCGCCGACGGTGCCCGCAACGCGATCCGCGCCGGGTTCGACGGCGTCGAGATCCACGGCGCGAACAGCTATCTGCTCCACCAGTTCCTCGCCGACAACACCAACCTCCGCCAGGACGCGTACGGCGGCGACGTCACCGGCCGTATCCGCTTCCCCGTCGAGGTCGTGCGCGCCGTGGCCGACGCGGTCGGCGCCCGCCGCACCGCACTGCGCCTGTCCCCCGGCAATCCGCAGTTCGGCATGGCGGAGGCGGACCCCGCGCCCGTGTACCGCGCCCTTGTGGACCGCCTCGCTCCCCTGGGCCTGGCCTACCTCCACCTCACCGAGAGCACCCCGGCCTACCGGGCGCTGGCCGACCTGCGGCCCCACTGGCCCGGCACCCTCATCGCCAACGTGGGCGAGAACGGGGCACCGACGACGCGGGAGGCGGGCCAGGCCCTCCTGGACTCCCGCCGCGCCGACCTGGTCTCGTACGGCCGGGCCTTCCTCGCCAACCCCGACCTCCCGCACCGCTTCGCCACCGGCACTCCGCTCGCCGGCCACGACCCCGCGCTCCTCTACACGCACGGCGCGGAGGGCTACAGCGACTACCTCCCGAGCCGCGCGGCCCGCTGA
- a CDS encoding bifunctional 4-hydroxy-2-oxoglutarate aldolase/2-dehydro-3-deoxy-phosphogluconate aldolase, translating to MYRWEITRAALAQRVFAVVRSETYDEASATADTLLSAGITSLEISLTTPFALEAVTTLSRELGDDAVIGAGTVLDAVSARMAVDAGARFLVSPSLDAEVIRTGHRYGVPVFPGVATPTEMVRALELGADALKLFPASAHRPDWLRDVRAALPQAPVLPTGGVTVDSAPEWIAAGAVAVGMGSALSEGDRETVAKRATDLLARLADAAPQPPAGPGTSGLYDI from the coding sequence GTGTACCGCTGGGAGATCACCCGGGCCGCTCTGGCGCAGCGTGTTTTCGCCGTCGTCCGCAGCGAGACGTACGACGAGGCCAGCGCCACCGCCGACACGCTGCTGTCCGCCGGGATCACCAGCCTGGAGATATCCCTGACCACGCCGTTCGCGCTGGAGGCCGTCACCACCCTCAGCCGTGAGCTGGGCGATGACGCCGTCATCGGCGCCGGCACGGTCCTGGACGCCGTCTCGGCCCGGATGGCGGTGGACGCCGGGGCCCGCTTCCTGGTCTCCCCGAGCCTGGACGCCGAGGTCATCCGCACCGGCCACCGCTACGGCGTCCCGGTCTTCCCGGGCGTGGCCACGCCCACCGAGATGGTCCGCGCCCTGGAGCTGGGCGCCGACGCGCTCAAGCTCTTCCCCGCCTCCGCCCACCGCCCCGACTGGCTGCGTGACGTCCGCGCCGCCCTGCCGCAGGCCCCGGTGCTGCCCACCGGCGGGGTGACGGTCGACAGCGCCCCCGAGTGGATAGCCGCCGGCGCGGTGGCCGTCGGCATGGGCTCGGCCCTTTCGGAAGGCGACCGGGAGACCGTGGCCAAGCGCGCCACGGACCTGCTCGCCCGTCTCGCGGACGCCGCGCCCCAGCCGCCGGCCGGCCCCGGGACCTCCGGCCTCTACGACATCTGA
- a CDS encoding GntR family transcriptional regulator, with protein MDRSSPVPLYFQLSQQLETAIETGKLAPGSLLGNEIELAGRLGLSRPTVRQAIQSLVDKGLLVRRRGIGTQVVHSQVKRPLELSSLYDDLEAAGQKPATRVLLNTTTEATAEVAAALGIAEGAEVALVERLRFTHGEPVAHLRNHLPAGLIDLSTERLEETGLYRLMRGAGITLHSARQAVGARAATAEEGERLGEPEGAPLLTMQRTTFDDTGRAVEFGSHVYRASRYAFEFQLLVRP; from the coding sequence GTGGACCGGAGCAGCCCGGTCCCGCTGTACTTCCAGCTGTCGCAGCAGCTGGAGACGGCCATCGAGACGGGCAAGCTGGCGCCGGGCAGCCTGCTCGGCAACGAGATCGAGCTGGCCGGGCGCCTCGGGCTGTCCCGGCCGACCGTCCGCCAGGCCATCCAGTCGCTGGTCGACAAGGGGCTGCTGGTGCGGCGCCGCGGCATCGGTACGCAGGTCGTGCACAGTCAGGTCAAGCGCCCGCTGGAGCTGAGCAGCCTTTACGACGACCTGGAGGCCGCCGGGCAGAAGCCCGCCACCCGTGTGCTGCTGAACACCACCACCGAGGCCACGGCCGAGGTCGCCGCCGCGCTCGGGATCGCGGAGGGTGCCGAGGTGGCGCTCGTCGAGCGGCTGCGGTTCACGCACGGTGAGCCCGTCGCCCACCTGCGCAATCACCTCCCCGCCGGGCTGATCGACCTCAGCACCGAGCGGCTGGAGGAGACCGGTCTGTACCGCCTGATGCGGGGTGCCGGGATCACGCTGCACAGCGCCCGCCAGGCCGTCGGCGCGCGTGCCGCCACGGCCGAGGAGGGTGAGCGGCTCGGCGAGCCCGAGGGCGCTCCGCTGCTGACGATGCAGCGTACGACCTTCGACGACACCGGCCGCGCGGTCGAGTTCGGCTCGCACGTCTACCGCGCCTCGCGGTACGCCTTCGAGTTCCAGCTGCTCGTACGGCCCTGA
- a CDS encoding beta-N-acetylglucosaminidase domain-containing protein: MHRTRTAAAALALALAVIPLTVPPAGATGSGDAGEGPPAGPAISPAPQSVRALDGRVTITPTVTVVAGPRADGPALEVVERSLLRAGADRVVRDAKAGRGLTVYVDGAGAARTLADLGARGTGGLPAEGYALAVGGGRIALAGADATGTYYAAQSLRQLLPHRDRPGARIRATAIRDWPATPLRGVIEGFYGTPWSHTARLDQLDFYGAHKMNTYVYSPKDDPYLREKWRSPYPADRLAQLKELVDRARARHVEFSYALSPGLSVCYSSDADLKALTGKFQALWDIGVRTFAVPLDDISYTDWNCAADKQRFGSGGGAAGAAQAHLLNRVNREFLAGHRAEGAQPLQMVPTEYYDVRATPYKAALKARLDPDVLVEWTGVGVIAPVMTVAQADAARQVFGHPILTWDNYPVNDYVTNRLLLGPFSGRERGLPARLAGITANPMIQPAASKIALFTVADYAWNDRAYDARASWTAALKELSGGSPRTERALRAFADAHYGSALNPQQSPELAAAIRDFRDTGSAARLTAALRALQDAPGVLRAGLPDRGFLDDSAPWLDATAAWGRAAGTALRMLQASRAGDEATAQRLRDRLPALVETAKSYVYVDMNGKRVPVLVANGVVDTFVTDAIAEHDGKRGRS; the protein is encoded by the coding sequence ATGCACCGTACGCGCACGGCGGCGGCCGCCCTCGCCCTGGCCCTGGCCGTCATCCCGCTCACCGTCCCGCCCGCCGGGGCCACCGGCTCCGGCGACGCCGGGGAAGGCCCGCCCGCCGGCCCCGCCATCAGCCCGGCACCCCAGTCCGTACGCGCCCTCGACGGCCGGGTCACGATCACTCCCACCGTCACGGTCGTCGCCGGACCCCGGGCCGACGGCCCGGCCCTCGAAGTCGTCGAGCGCTCCCTGCTGCGGGCGGGCGCCGACCGGGTCGTACGGGACGCCAAGGCAGGCCGGGGCCTGACCGTCTACGTGGACGGCGCGGGCGCCGCGCGGACCCTGGCGGACCTCGGCGCGCGCGGCACCGGCGGACTGCCCGCCGAGGGGTACGCGCTGGCCGTCGGCGGCGGCCGGATCGCCCTGGCCGGCGCGGACGCCACCGGCACGTACTACGCCGCCCAGTCGCTGCGCCAGCTGCTCCCGCACCGCGACCGCCCCGGCGCCCGGATCCGCGCCACCGCCATACGCGACTGGCCCGCCACCCCGCTGCGCGGCGTCATCGAGGGCTTCTACGGCACCCCCTGGTCGCACACCGCGCGCCTGGACCAGCTCGACTTCTACGGCGCGCACAAGATGAACACGTACGTCTACTCGCCCAAGGACGACCCGTACCTGCGCGAGAAGTGGCGCTCGCCCTATCCGGCGGACCGGCTCGCGCAGCTCAAGGAGCTGGTGGACCGGGCGCGGGCCCGGCACGTGGAGTTCAGCTACGCGCTCTCGCCCGGCCTGTCCGTCTGCTACAGCTCGGACGCCGACCTGAAGGCGCTGACCGGCAAGTTCCAGGCGCTGTGGGACATCGGCGTACGGACCTTCGCGGTGCCGCTGGACGACATCAGCTACACGGACTGGAACTGCGCGGCGGACAAGCAGCGGTTCGGCAGCGGCGGAGGCGCCGCCGGTGCCGCGCAGGCGCACCTCCTCAACCGGGTCAACCGCGAGTTCCTGGCCGGGCACCGGGCGGAGGGCGCGCAGCCGCTCCAGATGGTGCCGACCGAGTACTACGACGTGCGGGCGACGCCCTACAAGGCGGCGCTGAAGGCGCGGCTCGACCCGGATGTGCTGGTGGAGTGGACCGGCGTCGGGGTGATCGCGCCGGTCATGACCGTCGCCCAGGCCGACGCGGCCCGGCAGGTCTTCGGGCACCCGATCCTGACCTGGGACAATTATCCGGTCAACGACTACGTCACCAACCGGCTGCTGCTCGGCCCGTTCAGCGGGCGCGAGCGGGGGCTGCCCGCCCGGCTGGCCGGCATCACGGCCAACCCCATGATCCAGCCCGCCGCCTCCAAGATCGCGTTGTTCACGGTCGCGGACTACGCCTGGAACGACCGGGCCTACGACGCCCGCGCCTCCTGGACCGCGGCCCTCAAGGAGCTGTCCGGCGGCTCCCCGCGCACCGAACGCGCGCTGCGCGCCTTCGCCGACGCCCACTACGGCTCCGCCCTCAACCCGCAGCAGTCACCCGAACTCGCGGCCGCGATCCGGGACTTCCGGGACACCGGCAGCGCGGCACGCCTGACCGCCGCGCTGCGCGCCCTCCAGGACGCGCCGGGAGTGCTGCGTGCCGGCCTCCCCGACCGCGGCTTCCTCGACGACAGCGCGCCGTGGCTGGACGCGACCGCAGCGTGGGGCCGCGCCGCCGGCACGGCCCTGCGCATGCTCCAGGCGTCCCGCGCGGGCGACGAGGCGACCGCGCAGCGCCTGCGGGACCGGCTCCCGGCCCTGGTGGAGACGGCGAAGTCGTACGTCTATGTCGACATGAACGGCAAACGCGTCCCGGTCCTCGTCGCGAACGGGGTGGTGGACACCTTCGTGACGGACGCCATCGCCGAACACGACGGGAAGCGCGGCCGGTCCTAG
- a CDS encoding sugar ABC transporter substrate-binding protein yields the protein MARVRRGARAVTALLAAVLTASLAGCSSTGGKRAEEARAAQTAGGKAAVNTPRWTFAMVTHSGDGDTFWDIVQNGARQAADKDNIKFVYGHDKEAQRQSQLVQSYIDQKVDGLIVTLAKPDAMKDVVARAEKAGIPVITVNSGAEVSKAYGALTHVGQDETMAGEAVGEELNKRGRKKALCVLHEQGNVGHEQRCDGTKKTFKGELQKLYVEGTNMPDVQSTIEAKLQSDRDIDSVVTLGAPFAPTAVKAREQAGSDAEIDTFDLNAKVADGLEDGSLGFAVDQQPYLQGYQAVDLLWLYKYNADVLGGGKPVFTGPQVITKKDAAALREYTKRGTR from the coding sequence GTGGCAAGGGTTCGGAGAGGGGCACGCGCGGTGACCGCGCTGCTGGCAGCGGTGCTCACCGCGTCCCTGGCGGGATGCAGCAGCACCGGCGGCAAGCGCGCCGAGGAAGCGCGCGCCGCCCAGACCGCCGGCGGCAAGGCGGCCGTCAACACCCCCAGGTGGACCTTCGCGATGGTCACCCACTCGGGCGATGGCGACACGTTCTGGGACATCGTGCAGAACGGCGCCCGGCAGGCCGCCGACAAGGACAACATCAAGTTCGTCTACGGGCACGACAAGGAGGCCCAGCGGCAGAGCCAGCTCGTCCAGTCCTACATCGACCAGAAGGTGGACGGGCTGATCGTCACCCTCGCCAAGCCGGACGCCATGAAGGACGTGGTCGCCCGGGCCGAGAAGGCCGGCATCCCGGTGATCACCGTGAACTCCGGTGCCGAGGTCTCCAAGGCGTACGGTGCCCTGACCCACGTCGGCCAGGACGAGACCATGGCCGGCGAGGCGGTCGGCGAGGAGCTGAACAAACGGGGCCGCAAGAAGGCCCTGTGCGTCTTGCACGAACAGGGCAACGTCGGCCACGAGCAGCGCTGCGACGGCACGAAGAAGACCTTCAAGGGCGAGCTGCAGAAGCTGTACGTGGAAGGCACCAACATGCCCGACGTGCAGTCCACCATCGAGGCCAAGCTCCAGTCGGACCGGGACATCGACTCCGTCGTCACCCTCGGAGCGCCGTTCGCGCCGACCGCCGTCAAGGCCAGGGAGCAGGCCGGCAGCGACGCCGAGATCGACACCTTCGACCTGAACGCGAAGGTCGCCGACGGCCTGGAGGACGGCTCCCTCGGCTTCGCCGTCGACCAGCAGCCGTACCTTCAGGGCTACCAGGCCGTGGACCTGCTGTGGCTCTACAAGTACAACGCCGATGTGCTCGGCGGCGGCAAGCCGGTCTTCACCGGCCCGCAGGTGATCACCAAGAAGGACGCCGCGGCGCTGCGGGAGTACACGAAGCGGGGGACCCGATGA
- a CDS encoding sugar ABC transporter substrate-binding protein has product MRKSRTTIKPRTIKPRTVRPRKAGLPAAVAALALVAGCSGSGGKGAEDKPSGGAGVRPVDTPRMTIGMVSHAGEGDTFWDIVQNGAEQAARKDNVKFLYANDKEGGKQAELVQSYLDQKVDGLIVTLAKPQALAAVVRKAVAQGVPVITINSGGQSSARYGALTHIGQDETVAGRAVGEELNRRGRKKALCVVHEQGNVSLEDRCAGVRATFSGRVENLNVDGTNAPASQSSVQARLQSDRDIDAVVTLGAPMAAIAGKARDEAGSKARIGTFDLNPSVVGLLKKKDIDFAVDQQPYLQGYESVDLLWLHKANGNVLGGGKPVLTGPAVVTGKDVPKLEEYTGRGTR; this is encoded by the coding sequence GTGCGCAAGTCCCGTACCACCATCAAGCCCCGGACCATCAAGCCCCGGACCGTCCGGCCCCGCAAGGCCGGGCTCCCGGCGGCCGTCGCCGCCCTCGCGCTCGTCGCCGGGTGCAGCGGCTCCGGCGGCAAGGGCGCCGAGGACAAGCCGAGCGGCGGGGCCGGTGTCCGGCCGGTCGACACGCCCCGTATGACGATCGGCATGGTCAGCCACGCCGGCGAGGGCGACACCTTCTGGGACATCGTGCAGAACGGCGCGGAGCAGGCCGCCCGCAAGGACAACGTGAAGTTCCTGTACGCCAACGACAAGGAGGGCGGCAAGCAGGCCGAGCTGGTGCAGTCCTACCTCGACCAGAAGGTGGACGGGCTGATCGTCACGCTCGCCAAGCCGCAGGCGCTGGCGGCCGTGGTCCGCAAGGCCGTCGCGCAGGGCGTCCCGGTGATCACGATCAACTCCGGCGGGCAGTCCTCGGCCCGCTACGGCGCCCTCACCCACATCGGCCAGGACGAGACCGTGGCGGGCCGCGCCGTCGGCGAGGAGCTGAACCGGCGGGGCCGGAAGAAGGCGCTGTGCGTCGTCCATGAGCAGGGCAACGTCTCCCTGGAGGACCGCTGCGCCGGGGTGCGCGCGACCTTCTCCGGCCGGGTGGAGAACCTGAACGTGGACGGCACCAACGCGCCCGCCTCCCAGTCCTCCGTACAGGCCAGGCTCCAGTCGGACCGGGACATCGACGCCGTCGTCACACTCGGCGCGCCGATGGCCGCGATCGCCGGGAAGGCCCGCGACGAGGCCGGCAGCAAGGCCCGGATCGGCACCTTCGACCTGAACCCGTCCGTGGTCGGGCTCCTGAAGAAGAAGGACATCGACTTCGCCGTGGACCAGCAGCCCTACCTCCAGGGCTACGAGTCGGTGGACCTGCTGTGGCTGCACAAGGCCAACGGCAACGTCCTGGGCGGCGGCAAACCGGTGCTGACCGGCCCGGCCGTCGTCACCGGCAAGGACGTACCGAAGCTGGAGGAGTACACCGGGCGCGGGACCCGATGA
- a CDS encoding helix-turn-helix domain-containing protein, whose translation MSDTAAEQPTGESADELPSVAPRLRELRRRTGLTLETAARRVGLSPAHLSRLETNQRQPSLPMLLALARMYGTTVSDLLGEAVPERDPVIRAARAEPSAAGGWTYWTVGGAGRAMQALRVHVPQRAQGDLVRVHPGEEWLYVLKGRLRLTLGETVHLLDPGDAAHFDSLTPHRIAAATRGGTELLFVHTLLQSGAAELCLGDAAPRRGL comes from the coding sequence ATGAGCGACACCGCTGCCGAGCAGCCCACGGGCGAGTCGGCCGACGAGCTGCCCTCCGTCGCGCCCCGGCTGCGCGAACTGCGGCGCCGTACCGGCCTCACGCTGGAGACGGCCGCCCGGCGGGTGGGACTGTCGCCCGCGCACCTGTCCCGGCTGGAGACCAACCAGCGCCAGCCGTCGCTGCCGATGCTGCTCGCCCTGGCACGGATGTACGGAACAACGGTATCCGATCTGCTGGGCGAGGCCGTGCCGGAGCGGGACCCGGTCATCCGGGCCGCCCGCGCCGAACCGTCCGCCGCGGGCGGCTGGACGTACTGGACCGTGGGCGGCGCCGGACGGGCCATGCAGGCACTGCGGGTGCACGTACCGCAGCGCGCGCAGGGCGATCTCGTACGGGTGCATCCGGGCGAGGAGTGGCTGTACGTCCTCAAGGGGCGGCTGCGCCTCACGCTGGGCGAGACGGTCCATCTGCTCGACCCCGGTGACGCGGCCCACTTCGACTCGCTGACCCCGCACCGCATCGCCGCCGCCACCCGCGGCGGCACGGAGCTGCTGTTCGTCCACACGCTGCTGCAGAGCGGCGCGGCCGAGCTGTGCCTCGGCGACGCCGCACCGCGCCGCGGCCTGTGA
- a CDS encoding DUF6126 family protein, whose product MSDDPTTPQAAPAARKYVENKPPRGVYVRVFIYVVATHALLAFMSLIFIIAKNR is encoded by the coding sequence ATGTCCGACGACCCCACCACTCCCCAGGCCGCGCCCGCCGCCCGCAAGTACGTGGAGAACAAGCCGCCGCGCGGCGTCTACGTACGCGTCTTCATCTACGTCGTGGCCACCCACGCCCTGCTGGCCTTCATGAGCCTCATCTTCATCATCGCCAAGAACCGCTGA
- a CDS encoding MerR family transcriptional regulator produces MRIGELARRTGVSERSLRYYEKQGLLAAERTAGGHREFPEACVDRVIRIQELFAAGLCSAKIAQLLPCMREYGGSATATAALAEDLAVERKRIDAMIGDLLRSREVLDEVIAEARTDGEREMA; encoded by the coding sequence GTGCGCATAGGAGAGTTGGCGCGGCGTACGGGAGTCAGCGAGCGGTCGCTGCGCTACTACGAGAAGCAGGGTCTGCTGGCGGCGGAGCGGACGGCCGGTGGCCACCGCGAGTTCCCCGAAGCCTGTGTGGACCGAGTGATTCGTATCCAGGAGCTGTTCGCGGCCGGGCTGTGCAGCGCGAAGATCGCGCAACTGCTGCCCTGTATGCGGGAGTATGGCGGCTCGGCGACCGCCACCGCCGCGCTGGCCGAGGATCTGGCGGTGGAACGGAAGCGTATCGACGCGATGATTGGTGATCTGCTGCGTTCGCGGGAGGTGCTGGACGAGGTGATCGCGGAGGCGCGCACGGACGGGGAACGGGAGATGGCGTGA